The following are encoded together in the Oncorhynchus nerka isolate Pitt River linkage group LG25, Oner_Uvic_2.0, whole genome shotgun sequence genome:
- the LOC115109717 gene encoding calcium/calmodulin-dependent protein kinase type 1D-like isoform X1 has translation MARENGESGGDGSWKKNVDDIKHVFEFKEVLGTGAFSEVIMAREKATGKMVAVKCIPKKALKGKETSIENEIAVLRKIKHENIVALEDIYESSNHLYLIMQLVSGGELFDRIVEKGFYTEMDASRLIKQVLDAVNYLHDMGIVHRDLKPENLLYYNPHDEAKIMISDFGLSKMEGTGDVMATACGTPGYVAPEVLAQKPYSKAVDCWSIGVIAYILLCGYPPFYDENDSKLFEQILKADYEFDAPYCYLSPRLCGYPPFYDENDSKLFEQILKADYEFDAPYWDDISDSAKEFISSLMEKDPQKRFTCDQALAHPWIAGDTALCKNIHESVSRQMRKNFAKSKWRQAFNATAVIRHMRRLQLGSSLNSSFGSSMSFDQPGPNSMLAKSMSVDCATLSRKDGPPQPLPSLPLSTAACSAPASIRGEPQAELQVAATAATVEPPRPRPSTVTTIHMGTK, from the exons TGGTGCATTCTCTGAGGTGATCATGGCCAGGGAGAAGGCCACAGGGAAGATGGTTGCAGTGAAGTGCATCCCTAAGAAAGCACTGAAGGGAAAAGAGACCAGCATTGAGAATGAAATCGCCGTGCTTAGGAA GATAAAACATGAGAACATTGTGGCTTTGGAGGACATCTATGAGAGCTCCAACCACCTATACCTCATCATGCAGTT ggtgtctgGTGGCGAGTTGTTTGACCGCATCGTAGAGAAGGGCTTCTACACAGAGATGGACGCCAGCAGGCTCATTAAACAGGTGCTTGACGCTGTCAACTACCTCCACGACATGGGCATCGTACACAGAGACCTCAAG CCAGAGAACCTGCTTTACTACAACCCCCATGACGAGGCCAAGATCATGATCAGTGACTTTGGTCTGTCTaagatggaggggacaggagacgtGATGGCCACTGCCTGTGGGACGCCAGGATATGTGG CCCCAGAGGTTCTGGCTCAGAAGCCCTACAGCAAGGCAGTGGACTGCTGGTCTATCGGAGTCATCGCCTACATTCT GTTGTGTGGTTACCCTCCATTCTATGATGAGAATGACTCTAAGTTGTTTGAGCAGATACTCAAGGCAGACTATGAGTTTGATGCACCATATTGTTATCTGTCCCCAAGGTTGTGTGGTTACCCTCCATTCTATGATGAGAATGACTCTAAGTTGTTTGAGCAGATACTCAAGGCAGACTATGAGTTTGATGCACCATATTGGGATGATATATCGGATTCAG CCAAAGAGTTCATCAGCTCTCTGATGGAGAAGGATCCACAGAAGAGATTCACCTGCGACCAGGCTCTAGCCCACCCCTG GATTGCTGGGGACACGGCTCTCTGCAAGAACATCCATGAATCAGTCAGTCGGCAGATGAGGAAAAATTTTGCCAAAAGCAAATGGAGG CAAGCGTTTAACGCCACGGCAGTGATTCGTCATATGAGGCGCTTGCAGCTGGGCAGTAGTCTGAACAGCAGCTTTGGCAGCAGTATGAGCTTTGACCAACCGGGACCGAACTCTATGCTGGCCAAGAGCATGTCTGTAGACTGTGCCACCCTCTCACGCAAAGATG GTCCTCCACAACCTctgccctctctgcctctctccactgcagcctgcAGTGCCCCTGCCAGCATCAGAGGGGAACCACAGGCAGAACTACAGGTTGCGGCTACAGCTGCAACGGTGGAGCCACCCCGGCCACGCCCCTCCACAGTCACCACCATCCACATGGGGACTAAATGA
- the LOC115109717 gene encoding calcium/calmodulin-dependent protein kinase type 1D-like isoform X2, giving the protein MARENGESGGDGSWKKNVDDIKHVFEFKEVLGTIKHENIVALEDIYESSNHLYLIMQLVSGGELFDRIVEKGFYTEMDASRLIKQVLDAVNYLHDMGIVHRDLKPENLLYYNPHDEAKIMISDFGLSKMEGTGDVMATACGTPGYVAPEVLAQKPYSKAVDCWSIGVIAYILLCGYPPFYDENDSKLFEQILKADYEFDAPYCYLSPRLCGYPPFYDENDSKLFEQILKADYEFDAPYWDDISDSAKEFISSLMEKDPQKRFTCDQALAHPWIAGDTALCKNIHESVSRQMRKNFAKSKWRQAFNATAVIRHMRRLQLGSSLNSSFGSSMSFDQPGPNSMLAKSMSVDCATLSRKDGPPQPLPSLPLSTAACSAPASIRGEPQAELQVAATAATVEPPRPRPSTVTTIHMGTK; this is encoded by the exons GATAAAACATGAGAACATTGTGGCTTTGGAGGACATCTATGAGAGCTCCAACCACCTATACCTCATCATGCAGTT ggtgtctgGTGGCGAGTTGTTTGACCGCATCGTAGAGAAGGGCTTCTACACAGAGATGGACGCCAGCAGGCTCATTAAACAGGTGCTTGACGCTGTCAACTACCTCCACGACATGGGCATCGTACACAGAGACCTCAAG CCAGAGAACCTGCTTTACTACAACCCCCATGACGAGGCCAAGATCATGATCAGTGACTTTGGTCTGTCTaagatggaggggacaggagacgtGATGGCCACTGCCTGTGGGACGCCAGGATATGTGG CCCCAGAGGTTCTGGCTCAGAAGCCCTACAGCAAGGCAGTGGACTGCTGGTCTATCGGAGTCATCGCCTACATTCT GTTGTGTGGTTACCCTCCATTCTATGATGAGAATGACTCTAAGTTGTTTGAGCAGATACTCAAGGCAGACTATGAGTTTGATGCACCATATTGTTATCTGTCCCCAAGGTTGTGTGGTTACCCTCCATTCTATGATGAGAATGACTCTAAGTTGTTTGAGCAGATACTCAAGGCAGACTATGAGTTTGATGCACCATATTGGGATGATATATCGGATTCAG CCAAAGAGTTCATCAGCTCTCTGATGGAGAAGGATCCACAGAAGAGATTCACCTGCGACCAGGCTCTAGCCCACCCCTG GATTGCTGGGGACACGGCTCTCTGCAAGAACATCCATGAATCAGTCAGTCGGCAGATGAGGAAAAATTTTGCCAAAAGCAAATGGAGG CAAGCGTTTAACGCCACGGCAGTGATTCGTCATATGAGGCGCTTGCAGCTGGGCAGTAGTCTGAACAGCAGCTTTGGCAGCAGTATGAGCTTTGACCAACCGGGACCGAACTCTATGCTGGCCAAGAGCATGTCTGTAGACTGTGCCACCCTCTCACGCAAAGATG GTCCTCCACAACCTctgccctctctgcctctctccactgcagcctgcAGTGCCCCTGCCAGCATCAGAGGGGAACCACAGGCAGAACTACAGGTTGCGGCTACAGCTGCAACGGTGGAGCCACCCCGGCCACGCCCCTCCACAGTCACCACCATCCACATGGGGACTAAATGA
- the LOC115109002 gene encoding unique cartilage matrix-associated protein-like — translation MSWSHATFLVAVLLSLSLSQEVDSAAVPDDKGTTKATDPRGPLREIFMPEAEAANFFRRRSRRAAKSQDEIDAEQRQVLAADKRKRENHEEQRNEFENYAEEEHDEQDERTRESTEQWREFHYDGLHPPQEYNRQST, via the exons ATGTCCTGGTCGCATGCAACCTTCCTTGTCGCTGTGCTCCTGTCACTGTCCT TATCTCAGGAGGTAGACAGTGCAGCTGTCCCCGATGATAAGGGCACTACCAAGGCAACCGACCCGAGAG GTCCACTGAGGGAGATCTTCATGCCCGAGGCCGAAGCAGCAAACTTCTTCAGACGCCGCAGCAGAAGAGCTGCCAAGTCTCAGGACGAAATTGACG CTGAACAGAGGCAGGTGCTGGCTGCAGATAAGCGGAAGAGAGAGAACCATGAGGAACAGAGGAATGAGTTTGAGAACTACGCTGAGGAGGAGCATGACG AGCAAGACGAGAGGACACGGGAGAGCACCGAGCAGTGGCGAGAGTTCCACTATGACGGCCTGCATCCCCCCCAGGAGTACAACCGCCAGTCTACCTGA